From uncultured Bacteroides sp., a single genomic window includes:
- a CDS encoding transposase, protein MNQSISTVGKVTTNKPIYVNVNKKKSTISFKLHIPHYRQDRVSISGKSYTVELSRNSNSSRCPACGCLSQSLHGHYIRQLQGSEIFNHPLTLLVKTRKFRCRNEHCLRKVFSEDHSCMASPYGRNTLEVEERIREVSLKVTSRTASELLHEQNIFCSQSACLRSAHKKLPSKSSNSLPVAIGIDDFAQKKGHIYGSVIVDQMTHRPIAVLPCREGDELEQFLRDNPQIQYITRDRGRNFVEAINRILPGVTQICDRFHLIKNLVDALTEEIASLFRLSVHKQTYSYPSTEECRTKIMEALYGLGDARHRHKLNLFVQADSLIRKGMSISETARQLGVHSLVIWRLVRHHTGKDYMSAQQKSILKHVDELALEISHGCTDIKNLKKKMEGKMDAIAISAATIGIRNKIKQEQQEVRKYNKNIAERKNKKHASIRSIRRFILKGESAVQSLTDLLKNPSIKQVVTLGLRFKEMINGNLRQWSLENWIKQAMESDSKAMRAFACGIKADQQAVQNAMDIYLNNGLLEGTVNKIKAIKRQMFNRASYRLLNVKLIAFKT, encoded by the coding sequence ATGAATCAAAGCATATCTACAGTTGGCAAAGTTACTACAAATAAGCCTATTTACGTCAATGTTAACAAAAAGAAATCAACTATATCTTTTAAACTTCATATTCCCCATTATCGCCAGGATAGAGTCTCTATAAGTGGGAAATCGTACACTGTAGAATTGTCCCGTAACTCTAATAGTAGCCGCTGTCCGGCCTGTGGTTGTTTGAGTCAAAGCTTACATGGGCACTATATACGCCAACTTCAGGGCTCAGAAATATTTAATCATCCCCTGACTCTATTGGTCAAAACCCGCAAATTTCGTTGTCGAAATGAGCATTGTCTCCGCAAGGTCTTTAGTGAGGACCATTCCTGCATGGCTTCTCCCTATGGCCGCAACACTCTGGAGGTAGAAGAACGTATCCGTGAAGTATCTCTAAAAGTCACATCCCGTACTGCCAGTGAGCTTTTACACGAGCAGAACATCTTCTGCAGTCAATCTGCCTGTCTACGGAGTGCTCACAAGAAATTGCCCTCAAAAAGTAGTAATTCTCTACCTGTGGCTATAGGTATAGATGACTTTGCACAGAAGAAAGGGCATATCTATGGGAGTGTTATTGTAGACCAGATGACCCATCGTCCCATTGCAGTACTTCCTTGCCGGGAGGGGGATGAATTAGAGCAGTTCTTGCGAGATAATCCTCAGATACAATATATAACCCGAGACCGGGGGCGAAACTTTGTTGAAGCTATTAATCGTATCCTACCCGGTGTTACCCAAATCTGTGACAGATTCCATTTGATAAAGAATCTGGTGGATGCTCTGACGGAAGAAATAGCCTCATTATTCCGGCTAAGTGTGCATAAGCAAACTTATTCTTATCCCTCCACGGAAGAATGCAGAACCAAAATCATGGAAGCTCTTTATGGCCTGGGGGATGCCAGACATCGACATAAACTGAACCTGTTTGTGCAAGCAGATAGCCTTATCAGAAAAGGAATGAGCATTTCAGAAACAGCCCGCCAATTAGGAGTGCATTCACTGGTTATCTGGCGTTTGGTACGTCACCATACAGGCAAGGATTATATGTCTGCGCAGCAAAAGAGTATATTAAAACATGTCGATGAACTGGCTTTGGAAATCAGCCATGGATGTACGGATATAAAGAATTTGAAGAAGAAAATGGAAGGCAAAATGGATGCGATTGCAATCTCGGCTGCCACGATAGGAATCAGAAACAAAATAAAGCAAGAACAACAGGAAGTCAGGAAATATAACAAAAATATAGCTGAAAGGAAAAACAAAAAACACGCATCAATAAGGAGCATACGGAGATTTATATTGAAAGGGGAATCCGCCGTGCAAAGTCTTACTGATCTATTGAAGAATCCATCAATAAAACAGGTTGTAACATTAGGATTGAGATTCAAGGAAATGATAAATGGAAATCTCAGGCAATGGTCTCTGGAAAATTGGATAAAACAGGCTATGGAATCTGATTCAAAAGCTATGAGGGCATTTGCTTGTGGAATAAAAGCAGACCAACAAGCGGTGCAAAATGCAATGGATATTTATTTGAACAACGGACTCTTGGAAGGAACTGTCAATAAAATAAAGGCCATCAAAAGGCAGATGTTTAATAGGGCAAGCTATAGACTACTTAATGTCAAACTCATTGCGTTTAAAACCTAA
- the tnpB gene encoding IS66 family insertion sequence element accessory protein TnpB (TnpB, as the term is used for proteins encoded by IS66 family insertion elements, is considered an accessory protein, since TnpC, encoded by a neighboring gene, is a DDE family transposase.) produces MFALTESMSYFLCPHYVDMRKGIYSLYQLVKSDMKRNPLSGEVFLFVGKNRESIKILHWENGGFVLYQKKLERGTFEIPRFNPSSGQYEMKWTTFVLIMEGVCIRSVKYRKRFYADLIR; encoded by the coding sequence ATGTTTGCACTTACAGAATCCATGAGCTACTTTCTCTGTCCTCACTATGTGGACATGCGAAAAGGTATCTACTCTTTGTACCAGTTGGTAAAGTCAGACATGAAACGGAACCCGCTATCGGGAGAGGTTTTTCTGTTTGTAGGTAAGAACAGAGAGTCAATCAAGATCCTACACTGGGAGAACGGAGGTTTTGTTTTATATCAGAAGAAACTTGAAAGAGGCACTTTTGAGATACCCCGTTTTAATCCTTCCAGTGGTCAGTATGAGATGAAATGGACGACGTTCGTTCTGATAATGGAGGGCGTCTGCATCCGTTCCGTAAAGTACAGGAAACGATTCTATGCAGATTTAATACGTTGA